A stretch of the Photobacterium sp. CCB-ST2H9 genome encodes the following:
- the hemG gene encoding menaquinone-dependent protoporphyrinogen IX dehydrogenase, with translation MEKVLMLHSSCEGQTIKILKHIVQDLGAEYQCEMQDIHQLPDINFSEYDKVLIGASVRYGHLNKKLYQFIERHHASLAAQKAAFYCVNLTARKPGKDIPETSVYMQTFLKKSSWQPELLEVFAGALRYPRYNWFDRTMIQFIMRMTGGETDTTKEVEYTDWKRVSAFSQAFKQL, from the coding sequence ATGGAAAAGGTACTGATGCTGCACTCAAGCTGTGAAGGGCAGACCATCAAGATCCTCAAACATATCGTCCAGGACCTGGGCGCGGAATATCAATGTGAGATGCAGGATATTCATCAGCTGCCAGACATTAACTTCAGTGAATACGATAAAGTGCTGATTGGTGCTTCCGTACGTTACGGACACCTGAATAAAAAGCTCTATCAGTTTATTGAACGTCACCATGCATCGCTGGCCGCACAAAAAGCTGCTTTTTATTGCGTGAACCTGACAGCCCGTAAACCGGGTAAAGACATACCGGAAACCAGCGTCTATATGCAGACGTTTCTGAAAAAGTCATCCTGGCAGCCTGAATTGCTGGAAGTTTTTGCCGGAGCATTGCGGTATCCGCGATACAACTGGTTCGATCGCACCATGATTCAGTTCATCATGCGTATGACTGGCGGGGAAACCGACACCACAAAAGAAGTGGAATATACGGACTGGAAGCGTGTATCCGCCTTTTCTCAAGCTTTTAAACAACTATAG
- the tusA gene encoding sulfurtransferase TusA codes for MTTNFDSATHSLEAQGLRCPEPVMMVRKTVRKMADGETLLVLADDPSTTRDIPSFCRFMDHTLLAADTESLPYRFLIRKGKA; via the coding sequence ATGACCACGAATTTTGATTCCGCCACTCACAGCCTGGAGGCACAAGGACTGCGTTGCCCGGAACCGGTAATGATGGTGCGTAAAACTGTCCGCAAGATGGCCGACGGCGAAACCCTGCTGGTGCTGGCCGATGATCCGTCGACCACCCGCGATATTCCCAGTTTCTGCCGTTTTATGGATCACACCCTGCTGGCTGCGGATACCGAATCTCTGCCTTATCGCTTTCTTATCCGGAAAGGCAAGGCATAA
- a CDS encoding OmpA family protein encodes MQQHTSAASRKWVRAILFAGVTSMVATGCTTVNPYTREDQTAKSTSGALIGAVAGAAIGVASSSKKDRGKGALIGAASGAALGGGIGYYMDVQETKLRQQLESTGISVTRNGDQIVLNMPNAITFGVDQSNLSQQAMDALQSVAMVVNEYDKTQLNVYGFTDSSGSDSYNLRLSQVRASEVSNYLVRNGVAAQRVLAKGMGEAHPIASNANQQGRAQNRRVEIVLSPLES; translated from the coding sequence ATGCAACAACACACTTCTGCGGCTTCACGTAAGTGGGTACGCGCTATCCTTTTCGCTGGTGTTACTTCAATGGTGGCGACAGGTTGTACGACTGTGAATCCTTACACTCGTGAAGATCAGACCGCGAAATCAACCAGCGGCGCATTGATTGGTGCTGTGGCTGGTGCGGCGATCGGTGTCGCTTCATCCAGTAAAAAAGACCGTGGTAAAGGCGCTTTGATTGGTGCGGCTTCCGGCGCGGCACTGGGCGGCGGTATCGGTTATTACATGGATGTGCAGGAAACCAAGCTGCGTCAGCAACTGGAATCCACCGGTATCAGTGTCACCCGTAACGGTGATCAGATTGTCCTGAACATGCCGAATGCCATTACCTTTGGTGTTGATCAGTCGAACCTGAGCCAGCAGGCAATGGATGCACTGCAAAGTGTCGCGATGGTAGTCAATGAATACGATAAAACTCAGCTGAACGTTTACGGTTTCACCGACAGTTCAGGTTCTGATTCGTACAACCTGCGTCTGTCTCAGGTTCGTGCCAGCGAAGTCAGTAACTATCTGGTCCGCAATGGCGTCGCTGCACAGCGCGTACTGGCGAAAGGCATGGGTGAAGCCCATCCGATTGCGTCGAATGCCAACCAGCAGGGTCGTGCACAAAACCGACGTGTTGAGATTGTGCTGAGTCCGCTCGAATCTTAA
- a CDS encoding TrkH family potassium uptake protein — protein sequence MQIRSIIRIVGLLLALFSFTMLVPALIALLYRDGAGFPFVVTFFILLAGGAALWLPNRHHRRELKARDGFLIVVLFWTVIGSAGAVPFILSKTPDLSLTDSFFESFSALTTTGATVIVGLDQLPKAILFYRQMLQWFGGMGIIVLAVAILPVLGIGGMQLYRAEIPGPVKDSKMTPRIAETAKTLWFIYLALTVACAAAFWMAGMDLFNAIAHSFSTVAIGGFSTHDASIGHYNSTAINMVTVLFLLISACNFSLHFAAFSNRGVHLRTYLRDPEFKAFLVVQLILLVICYSLLMKHQTYESWWSTLDQALFQTVSISTTAGFTTTSFSEWPLFLPVLLLFSSFIGGCAGSTGGGIKVIRVLLLFLQGVRELKRLVHPRAVYTIKVGNKALPQRVVDAVWGFFSAYALVFVVCMLVLVGTGMDELTAFSAVAATLNNLGPGLGQVAVHFGEVNDAAKWTLVVAMLFGRLEVFTLLVLFTPTFWRN from the coding sequence ATGCAAATTCGTTCGATTATCCGTATTGTTGGCCTGCTGCTGGCATTGTTTAGTTTTACCATGCTGGTGCCAGCTCTGATCGCGTTACTGTATCGTGATGGTGCGGGTTTTCCCTTTGTCGTAACATTTTTTATCTTGCTCGCCGGGGGCGCGGCATTGTGGCTGCCCAACCGGCACCATCGGCGCGAACTGAAAGCGCGTGATGGCTTCCTGATTGTGGTGTTGTTCTGGACGGTGATTGGCAGCGCCGGTGCGGTGCCTTTTATTCTGTCCAAAACCCCGGACCTGTCGCTGACCGATTCCTTTTTTGAGTCTTTTTCTGCCCTGACTACAACGGGGGCGACCGTGATTGTCGGGTTGGATCAGTTGCCGAAAGCGATTCTGTTTTATCGCCAGATGCTGCAATGGTTCGGCGGGATGGGGATCATCGTCCTGGCCGTGGCGATTTTGCCGGTTCTGGGTATCGGTGGGATGCAGTTGTACCGGGCTGAGATCCCGGGGCCTGTGAAAGACAGTAAAATGACACCACGGATTGCTGAGACGGCGAAAACCCTGTGGTTTATCTATCTGGCGCTGACGGTTGCATGTGCGGCTGCCTTCTGGATGGCAGGGATGGATCTGTTCAATGCCATTGCCCACAGTTTCTCGACGGTTGCCATCGGCGGTTTCTCGACGCATGATGCCAGTATCGGCCACTACAACAGCACCGCGATCAATATGGTGACGGTGCTGTTCCTGCTGATTTCAGCCTGTAACTTCTCACTGCATTTTGCGGCATTCTCTAATCGGGGAGTGCATCTGCGTACCTATTTAAGAGATCCTGAGTTTAAAGCCTTCCTGGTGGTGCAGCTGATCCTGCTGGTGATTTGTTACAGCTTGCTGATGAAGCACCAGACTTATGAGAGCTGGTGGTCAACCCTGGACCAGGCGCTTTTTCAGACCGTGTCGATTTCAACAACAGCAGGCTTTACCACCACCAGTTTTTCAGAGTGGCCACTCTTTCTTCCTGTGCTTTTGCTGTTCTCTTCCTTTATTGGAGGATGCGCCGGGTCGACAGGGGGGGGCATCAAAGTGATCCGCGTCTTGTTGCTGTTCCTGCAGGGAGTGCGTGAACTGAAACGACTGGTGCACCCGCGGGCGGTCTACACCATCAAAGTCGGGAACAAGGCATTACCACAACGCGTCGTGGATGCCGTCTGGGGTTTTTTCTCAGCGTACGCGCTGGTGTTCGTCGTTTGCATGCTGGTTTTGGTGGGGACTGGAATGGATGAGCTGACCGCATTCTCTGCGGTGGCTGCAACACTGAATAACCTCGGGCCGGGGCTCGGACAGGTTGCCGTGCACTTTGGTGAGGTCAATGATGCCGCGAAGTGGACGCTGGTTGTCGCGATGCTGTTTGGCCGACTTGAAGTATTTACCTTGCTGGTTCTGTTCACCCCGACATTCTGGCGTAACTAA
- a CDS encoding TMEM165/GDT1 family protein encodes MSILAVSITTVALAEIGDKTQLLSLLLASRYRKPVPIILAIFLATILNHALAAWLGVVVADYLSPEVLKWVLVVSFVAMAGWILIPDKLDDDESISSRGPFIASFIAFFIAEIGDKTQVATTMLGAKYHDGLMLVVLGTTIGMLLANVPVVLLGKLSADKMPLGLIRKVTAALFAMLAVAAAVGL; translated from the coding sequence GTGAGCATTTTAGCTGTTTCTATTACTACTGTTGCATTGGCCGAAATCGGGGATAAAACCCAGCTGTTGTCATTGCTGTTAGCCAGCCGATACCGCAAACCAGTCCCGATTATTTTAGCGATCTTTTTAGCGACGATTTTGAATCATGCCCTGGCAGCCTGGTTGGGCGTTGTGGTGGCGGATTATCTGTCGCCGGAAGTTCTGAAATGGGTACTTGTGGTGAGTTTCGTGGCGATGGCGGGCTGGATTCTGATCCCGGATAAACTGGATGACGACGAGTCAATTTCCAGCCGCGGGCCATTTATTGCCAGTTTCATTGCTTTTTTCATTGCTGAAATCGGTGATAAAACGCAGGTTGCGACCACGATGTTGGGCGCAAAGTATCATGACGGTCTGATGCTGGTTGTATTGGGAACGACCATTGGTATGCTGCTGGCAAATGTGCCTGTGGTGCTGCTCGGGAAGTTATCGGCTGATAAAATGCCGTTGGGACTGATCCGCAAAGTGACCGCTGCGTTATTTGCGATGTTGGCTGTGGCTGCGGCGGTGGGTCTGTAA
- the fadA gene encoding acetyl-CoA C-acyltransferase FadA has translation MNNVVIVDCIRTPMGRSKGGAFRNKRAEDLSAHLMKGLLERNPQVEPTAIEDIYWGCVQQTLEQGFNVARNAALLAGIPHTVGATTVNRLCGSSMDALHCAARSIMVGDAEICLVGGVEHMGHVPMNHGVDFHPGLSKSVAQAAGMMGLTAEMLGRMHGISREQQDAFAARSHQRAHTATIEGRFKKEILPTEGHDENGILKVYDFDEVIRPETTVETLSGLRPVFDPANGTVTAGTSSALSDGASAMLIMSESKAKELGLKIRARIKSMAIAGCDPSIMGYGPVPATQKALKRAGLTIDDIGMVELNEAFAAQSLPCAKDLGLLDVVDEKVNLNGGAIALGHPLGCSGTRISTTLINLMEHHDVKYGLATMCIGLGQGIATIFERVDS, from the coding sequence ATGAATAACGTCGTAATTGTTGATTGCATCCGCACCCCGATGGGGCGTTCTAAAGGCGGTGCATTCCGGAATAAACGTGCTGAAGATCTGTCAGCACACCTGATGAAAGGCCTGCTGGAGCGCAATCCTCAGGTCGAACCAACAGCGATTGAAGACATCTACTGGGGCTGTGTGCAGCAAACCCTGGAACAAGGTTTTAACGTCGCCCGTAACGCCGCACTGCTGGCCGGTATTCCGCATACCGTAGGTGCAACCACAGTCAACCGTCTGTGCGGTTCATCGATGGATGCCCTGCACTGTGCCGCCCGCTCTATCATGGTCGGTGATGCAGAGATTTGTCTGGTTGGTGGTGTCGAGCACATGGGCCATGTGCCGATGAATCACGGTGTCGACTTCCACCCGGGCCTGTCCAAATCTGTGGCACAAGCCGCTGGCATGATGGGTCTGACCGCAGAAATGCTGGGCCGTATGCATGGCATCAGCCGTGAGCAGCAGGACGCCTTTGCCGCCCGCTCGCACCAGCGTGCCCATACTGCAACGATTGAAGGCCGTTTCAAAAAAGAAATCCTGCCGACTGAAGGTCACGATGAAAACGGTATCCTGAAAGTATATGATTTCGACGAAGTCATCCGTCCTGAAACCACAGTGGAAACCCTGTCCGGCCTGCGTCCGGTCTTTGATCCGGCCAACGGTACTGTAACTGCAGGTACGTCATCAGCCCTGTCTGACGGTGCTTCTGCCATGCTGATCATGAGCGAAAGCAAAGCGAAGGAACTGGGTCTGAAGATCCGTGCCCGTATCAAGTCCATGGCGATTGCCGGCTGCGATCCGTCCATCATGGGATACGGCCCGGTACCGGCAACCCAGAAAGCACTGAAGCGTGCCGGTCTGACAATTGACGATATTGGCATGGTTGAGCTGAACGAAGCCTTCGCAGCGCAATCCCTGCCATGCGCCAAAGACCTGGGTCTGCTGGATGTGGTCGACGAAAAAGTGAACCTCAACGGCGGCGCCATTGCGCTGGGTCACCCGCTGGGCTGCTCCGGTACCCGTATTTCGACCACGCTGATTAACCTGATGGAACATCACGACGTCAAATACGGCCTGGCGACCATGTGTATCGGCCTGGGTCAGGGGATTGCCACCATTTTTGAACGAGTGGATAGTTAA
- a CDS encoding MDR family oxidoreductase: MFKALILNQQDNKTLAQVGDVEDSQLPDGDVTVAVDYSSLNYKDGLAISGAGKIIRQFPMVPGIDFAGTVKSSSNNRYQPGDQVVLTGWGVGENHWGGMAELARVKADWLVPLPANLTCEQTMVIGTAGLTAMLCVQALEDAGLTPESGEILVTGASGGVGSVAVTLLARLGYRVTAVTGRASQNGALLKQLGATTILERSELEEPAKPLEKQRWAGAIDTVGSKVLAKVLSQLDYNGVVAACGLAGGFDLPTTVMPFILRNVRLQGIDSVYCPYDKRVQAWQRLSELLPDSFYQQASQTVKLEQVPELAQAIIQGQVTGRTLVKLS, from the coding sequence ATGTTTAAGGCACTGATCCTCAACCAGCAAGATAATAAAACACTGGCGCAAGTCGGCGATGTGGAAGACAGTCAATTACCGGACGGAGATGTGACAGTTGCGGTGGACTATTCCTCCCTCAACTACAAAGACGGCCTGGCGATTTCCGGTGCAGGAAAGATCATCCGCCAGTTTCCGATGGTCCCGGGCATCGATTTTGCCGGGACGGTCAAGTCATCCAGCAACAATCGCTACCAGCCAGGCGATCAGGTCGTCCTGACCGGCTGGGGCGTCGGTGAAAACCACTGGGGCGGCATGGCTGAACTGGCCCGGGTCAAAGCCGACTGGCTGGTTCCCTTACCGGCAAACCTGACCTGTGAGCAAACCATGGTGATCGGAACCGCTGGGCTGACCGCCATGCTTTGTGTGCAAGCCCTGGAAGATGCCGGCCTGACGCCGGAGTCCGGCGAGATACTGGTCACCGGTGCCAGCGGCGGTGTCGGCTCCGTCGCGGTCACTTTGCTGGCCAGACTGGGCTATCGCGTTACAGCCGTCACCGGCCGTGCTTCGCAAAATGGTGCGCTGCTCAAACAACTTGGTGCCACCACCATCCTTGAGCGCAGCGAACTGGAAGAACCAGCCAAACCGCTGGAAAAACAACGCTGGGCAGGTGCCATTGATACCGTCGGCAGCAAGGTTCTCGCGAAAGTGCTGAGCCAGCTCGACTACAATGGCGTCGTGGCAGCATGCGGACTGGCCGGCGGCTTTGATTTACCGACCACCGTCATGCCTTTTATTCTCAGGAATGTACGCCTGCAAGGGATCGACTCGGTTTACTGCCCTTATGACAAACGCGTACAGGCTTGGCAACGACTGAGTGAATTGCTGCCGGACAGCTTTTACCAGCAAGCCAGCCAGACCGTCAAACTGGAACAGGTACCGGAGCTGGCTCAGGCGATTATTCAGGGTCAGGTCACCGGCCGTACACTGGTGAAGCTGTCCTGA
- the fadB gene encoding fatty acid oxidation complex subunit alpha FadB → MIYQGETLSVSYLEDGIAEIKFNAPGSVNKLDRKTLENLSEAINALYQQTELKGVLLTSGKPAFIVGADVTEFPDIMTQEAETLSSWLADANAIFNRLEDISVPTVSAINGFALGGGCECILATDIRVADTTALVGLPETKLGIMPGWGGSVRLPRLIGADQAMDIIAAGKAKKAPEALKLGLVDAVVAPEALHDAALTMLKDAIAGKLDWQSRRAQKQAPLKLNKIEASMSFTMAKGMVMQVAGPHYPAPITAVKCIEEAARMSRDEALKVENKGFVALAKSQVAPALVGIFLNDQYIKGKAKQAAKEGKDTQRAAVLGAGIMGGGIAYQSALKGVPVMMKDIAQPSLDLGMTEASKLLNKQLERGKLNGLKMAKILASIQPTLHYAGIEDADVIVEAVVENPKVKAAVLAEVEERVSEDTVITSNTSTIPINVLAKSLKRPEKFCGMHFFNPVHRMPLVEIIRGEHTSEETISRVVAYAAKMGKSPIVVNDCPGFFVNRVLFPYFAGFSLLLRDGADFTKIDKVMEKKFGWPMGPAYLLDVVGIDTAHHAQAVMAEGFPERMSKDYKDAVDVMFENQRLGQKNGKGFYAYSIDKKGKPKKDLAPEVAELLAPVVSRTADFSDEDIIARTMVPMINEVVRCLEEGIVATPAEADMALVYGVGFPPFRGGVFRYLDTIGLANYVAMADQFAHLGAVYEVPAGLREKAEKGESYYNAPVNA, encoded by the coding sequence ATGATTTACCAAGGTGAAACCCTGTCCGTAAGCTATCTGGAGGATGGCATTGCGGAAATCAAATTCAATGCGCCAGGCAGCGTGAATAAGCTGGATCGCAAGACCCTGGAAAACCTCAGTGAAGCTATCAATGCGCTGTATCAGCAAACCGAACTGAAAGGTGTACTCCTGACGTCCGGCAAACCTGCTTTTATTGTTGGTGCAGATGTGACCGAGTTCCCTGACATCATGACGCAGGAAGCTGAGACCCTGTCCAGCTGGCTGGCTGACGCCAACGCCATTTTTAACCGCCTGGAAGACATTTCTGTCCCGACCGTTTCAGCGATTAACGGTTTTGCGCTGGGCGGCGGCTGCGAATGTATTCTGGCGACAGACATTCGTGTTGCCGACACAACCGCACTGGTCGGCCTGCCAGAAACCAAACTGGGTATCATGCCTGGCTGGGGTGGCTCCGTACGCCTGCCACGCCTGATCGGTGCCGATCAGGCGATGGACATCATCGCCGCAGGTAAAGCAAAGAAAGCTCCGGAAGCCCTGAAGCTTGGCCTGGTTGATGCCGTTGTTGCACCTGAAGCCCTGCACGACGCGGCGCTGACCATGCTGAAAGATGCGATCGCCGGTAAACTGGACTGGCAGTCTCGCCGTGCCCAAAAACAGGCTCCGCTGAAACTGAACAAAATTGAAGCCTCCATGAGTTTCACCATGGCCAAAGGCATGGTGATGCAAGTTGCAGGTCCGCACTATCCTGCCCCGATCACGGCGGTCAAATGTATTGAAGAAGCCGCGCGCATGAGCCGCGACGAAGCACTGAAAGTCGAAAACAAAGGCTTTGTTGCGCTGGCGAAAAGCCAAGTGGCTCCGGCACTGGTTGGTATCTTCCTGAATGACCAGTACATCAAAGGCAAAGCGAAGCAAGCAGCCAAAGAAGGCAAAGACACCCAACGTGCAGCCGTACTGGGTGCCGGTATCATGGGTGGCGGTATTGCTTATCAGTCTGCACTGAAAGGCGTACCGGTGATGATGAAAGACATCGCTCAGCCATCGCTGGATCTGGGGATGACCGAAGCTTCCAAGCTGCTGAACAAGCAACTGGAGCGCGGCAAGCTCAATGGCCTGAAAATGGCAAAAATCCTGGCGTCTATCCAGCCGACCTTGCATTACGCCGGTATTGAAGATGCTGATGTGATTGTTGAGGCTGTGGTTGAAAATCCGAAGGTAAAAGCCGCGGTTCTGGCCGAAGTTGAAGAACGTGTGAGTGAAGACACTGTGATCACGTCAAATACCTCGACCATTCCAATCAACGTGCTGGCAAAATCACTCAAACGCCCGGAAAAATTCTGTGGCATGCACTTCTTCAACCCGGTACACCGCATGCCGCTGGTTGAAATCATCCGGGGTGAACACACTTCGGAAGAAACCATTTCCCGCGTGGTGGCATACGCTGCCAAAATGGGTAAATCCCCAATTGTGGTCAATGACTGCCCTGGATTCTTCGTCAACCGGGTTCTGTTCCCTTACTTTGCCGGTTTTAGCCTGCTGCTGCGTGACGGCGCCGATTTCACCAAGATCGATAAAGTGATGGAGAAAAAATTCGGCTGGCCGATGGGCCCTGCTTATCTGCTGGATGTGGTTGGTATTGATACCGCGCACCACGCGCAGGCAGTCATGGCTGAAGGTTTCCCTGAGCGCATGAGCAAAGACTACAAAGATGCTGTTGATGTGATGTTCGAGAACCAGCGTCTGGGCCAGAAGAACGGCAAAGGTTTTTATGCCTATTCCATCGACAAGAAAGGCAAGCCGAAGAAAGATCTGGCACCGGAAGTGGCTGAACTGCTGGCGCCTGTGGTCAGCCGTACCGCTGATTTCAGTGACGAAGACATCATTGCCCGCACCATGGTTCCGATGATCAACGAAGTCGTTCGCTGTCTGGAAGAAGGCATTGTTGCGACCCCGGCAGAAGCAGATATGGCACTGGTGTATGGTGTGGGCTTCCCTCCGTTCCGTGGTGGCGTTTTCCGTTACCTGGATACCATCGGCCTGGCGAACTATGTGGCAATGGCTGATCAATTCGCTCATCTTGGCGCGGTTTACGAAGTTCCTGCCGGTCTTCGTGAGAAGGCAGAGAAAGGCGAAAGCTATTACAACGCACCCGTAAACGCTTAA
- a CDS encoding YigZ family protein, translating into MAQAPYPIPAAPVIAEEEIKKSRFITYLAHTPGLDAAKAFVQEIKTRHADARHNCWAFVAGRPDDSMLWGFSDDGEPSGTAGKPILAQLSGSGVGEITAVVTRYYGGIRLGTGGLVKAYGGGVQQALAVLTTKEKVITSPLYISCAYNQVPLLEAVIAEHGAEVVHAEYGADVRMTLEFDCRLVDNLKVMLINRSSGQIRIQDADETS; encoded by the coding sequence ATGGCACAGGCTCCATATCCCATCCCGGCAGCACCGGTGATTGCTGAAGAAGAAATCAAAAAGAGCCGGTTTATCACGTATCTGGCACATACGCCGGGTCTGGATGCCGCCAAAGCCTTTGTTCAGGAAATCAAAACGCGCCACGCCGATGCCCGTCATAACTGCTGGGCTTTTGTGGCGGGACGTCCCGACGATTCCATGCTGTGGGGATTCAGTGATGATGGAGAGCCTTCGGGAACGGCAGGCAAACCCATCCTGGCCCAGCTGAGTGGCTCGGGTGTCGGGGAAATCACAGCGGTCGTCACCCGGTATTATGGCGGGATCCGACTGGGCACCGGCGGTTTGGTGAAAGCTTATGGCGGCGGGGTACAGCAGGCGCTTGCTGTGCTCACCACCAAAGAAAAGGTGATTACTTCACCACTTTATATCAGCTGTGCGTATAATCAGGTGCCATTGCTGGAGGCTGTGATAGCCGAGCATGGTGCCGAGGTCGTTCATGCTGAATACGGTGCTGACGTCCGTATGACGCTTGAGTTCGACTGCCGTCTGGTCGATAACTTGAAAGTCATGTTGATCAATCGCAGTAGCGGCCAGATTCGCATTCAGGACGCAGATGAAACTTCTTAA
- a CDS encoding proprotein convertase P-domain-containing protein, with protein MALDYDTPLPPLSITPWQRVTAQAPIQDATLHGAVSAFNQPQDFVVEAVQVKVDIDHQRVQDLAIELISPSGTRSVIMSPRTGMVGQSISNRVAGFEQQLLLSNHFYGESSQGRWQLVVRDTNRDESSWIAQPAEGERITVRQANNTQDGVLKSWDIRFFGHEG; from the coding sequence ATGGCGCTGGACTACGATACACCATTACCACCGCTGTCGATCACGCCATGGCAGCGTGTAACGGCACAAGCACCGATCCAGGATGCGACCTTGCATGGTGCTGTCAGTGCGTTCAACCAGCCGCAAGACTTTGTCGTCGAGGCGGTACAGGTGAAGGTAGATATTGATCACCAGCGTGTTCAGGACCTGGCGATTGAGCTGATTTCTCCGTCTGGTACCCGCAGTGTCATCATGTCACCACGCACAGGGATGGTCGGGCAGTCGATCAGCAACCGGGTGGCCGGTTTTGAACAGCAACTGCTGCTGTCGAATCATTTCTATGGTGAGTCTTCTCAGGGACGCTGGCAGTTGGTGGTGCGGGATACCAATCGGGATGAATCCAGCTGGATTGCACAACCGGCTGAAGGAGAGCGGATCACGGTCCGGCAGGCCAATAACACTCAGGATGGCGTACTGAAATCCTGGGATATTCGATTCTTCGGACACGAGGGGTAA